The genomic segment acggtagagcctcatgctgataacgtgttataaaataataaagaacaagaagaagagtagagagaatagagatagtgattcttatttcttctcttgagagatgatttacaatgaaggaaatccTTAGGGAGAATTTGCCCTTAGTTTCACACTAaaaacaaatacatcaaatcctgatagacataaaataaatcttgatagacattcactataattgatatatatcataacaatttcttatttataattGTATTCATCCAGTCCCCATTTTGTgcaaaaataatcaataaattcTATTGGTTCCTtcataataaattgaaaaagaaatagttatttctgttttttttATGCATCTCCATACGATTATGTTATCGGTGAACTGTACTGATTAAAAGGCGAATTTGCTTCTTTGGAAAAGACCTGCTTTAGTAGTATTTAACCTTACCACAATCGTGAGGGACTTGTTTGTTATTATCATGGTTTTAGGAGAGCGAGCTAGGTCGTCACAGTCACATCAGTTTCATGTGGTCCGTGATAGCGGATAGTGACAATTGGCTCGTGGTTCCTAAGACGGACCTAGAGGTATAAATaccacttttttaaaaaaataattttattctttcaCTAGTTTAGACTTCTAAActttgaaattacatatttagATTCTGTTTTCACCAATTCAGCATGGGTAAGTGTTCTAAAAATCTCCCtgaatttatatcatgatttataaataGTAAAAATGGTTCATATATAAAAGTTCATATGTGATCAAACAACCAACAATCAGATAGTGATAGAATGGCCTGTTATTTAGTGACAAATTGATTGACGATAGAACGAAGAATGATATTATATGATTGTGTTTTCATAGACGAGTATTATTTATCTCATATGGACTATTTTACAACACACTCTTTCATATATTAAAATACAATTTATTAATCAGTATCAAGTTATACGCATATTATAATTCCACATCTCTGTGTATGTATAAGAAAGCAATTGACTAGGTTGCATTTCAAATGCAATACATAATAAAGATTAAGAGCTATATATATCTTGGATGCATTATCAAAGATTTGGGCGGATGTAGAGTGTATGTTAGAAGTACATTTGAATGTGGTAATTTTAGCTCAGACCTTGTATATGTTAAAAATCATTAAATCAATAAAAAGTAATACGCACTATATTTCATATCCATAAAAAAAAACGGAACGCAATATAATCTCAAACTTAAATTCATAAAGTTGAAATCTTAAATTGACATGTATATGAGGCTTACTAGCTTATAGGTGATAATAATTCTAGCAATAGTATCAAATATTATTATGGTAATCATATAAAAGATTACAAGGATGTAGCatcaatgaaataaaataaactaaaaataaaaatcaacatctcaataatatataaatttgaacTTTCTAGAATTTTTCAACAGTATTCCTATTAGTGATAACTTAAAATGCTTCATCTAGATTTTGGATTTGAACTTCATATCCCAAAAGATTCATCCACTTGAGGATGAAGCTCCGCTTTCCAATTGATTCAAACGATTTTGCAAATCAGAACCAACGGTGTTTAACCAATCTTCAAACTTGGTCAATTCCTCTGCACTAGGCTCCTCAACAGACTCCCACCGACTTTTCTGCCCAGTTTCCATCACTTCAtcatacatatttttttgaaaaactgcATCCTTTTTTATGGTATCAAGTTCTTCAAGCCTGCTATTGAGTTCATTCACTCTATGTCGAGCATGAGCCGCGACAAGTTGAGCACTTATACTTAATTGTAAATCAGAATTCTGAAAACAAGAAACGATTGCATCAACTGTAGGGTGAAAAAACGAGTAAGGCTTACCAGTAGGGGAAAAGATTATCATTCCGACGTCAACATCACATTCTCTAACAAGTTCACTAGCCTTTTTGTATAAACCCGAGCGACGCTTTGAGAAGCTAGCGTATAGGTCATCtcgtttttctatttttttcattggTATCTTTCGACGTCCTTTACCTTTCTAATTCTCCATGGCTAAATTTATAAGAAagatgattaaaaaattattgatgaaaTGATGTATGAGAAATGATACTTGCAAGAAGGGAGATATCACAACTATTTATATACATCAAGATTTTATCAGATTAAATTTCTTTCCAAATATtaagatgaaaaataatatttccatcaaagtaAAAATAGGGAATGCAATCAATTTTatgcttaaaatatattttacatgccaaccacatcaataaaattttggAATGTTAAGttaaaatagtaaatattttactatatatacTCATGATATTTATCAAGTTGCTAGTTAATATGACCATAATTTGAAGGAACACCAAAACCACATACCAAATATTATCAAATGTCATGTAAGCAAATCAAGTCTCATTGAAATTTAACctcaaatagaaaaatattatgaattaatatttgacctaaaatataaaaatatcttaATGTGCTTATCTTACCTAGTTTAGGTAGGCAATAGTTAATAACTGATTAAACATAGAAGTGATATAAATCTATTGCATACCAAAACTTTGGAACTTTATAGCAACATCAAATCCTTcttatgttttaatgaaatataaaaataaaaattaacttgaaTAGGTAAGTgttttaataaaatacaaaaacaaaaattcaactttcaatgTATGTTATAATTAACcaatatttgatttctttgaaaCATGTTTAACAAGCTTGTTGAAATATATATGAATGTAACAAGCAATCATCATTTTTAGAGGAAATTTTTAAAATGCATAaccaaatgaaaatataaaaatgtaaCTTGACTAGTATAGAATATAAATGTAAGTACTCAGAAATTTTACCTGGCactttttttattgaaatttatataaacatttatgaaaaaaattacataacaaCACAACTtacttttattaaattatataaaaattttatctcttctattaattatctaaatcccattttttttttcttaaaacagTTGGATACATTCACAAACTCATAAATTTTcgaatacataattttaattgtGTATCTCCATTTGGTCTAGTTAATGTATTGTGTATCTCGGCCAAATAGTTTCAGAAATGCATGTATCTcagtaatcaaaattatgtatctcaacttcaaaattatgtatccagATGCTAACTATgtattcaaaaattacaaaataagaaattatttgtaATTTAGTAAAGACTAGAGATCGAAAGTAATTAGAATTTAGAAGTAAACTTATTGGGATTTTATAAGTTTTACACTATTTATGGAGTAAATTCATTTCTCGCACCATTTTTATTAAGGTTAcccttttctttcttctccttttgatATTGATGTTAGACAGAGCATTTCTTTATGTCGTACCATATCGTACCATACCATAAGTTTTTTATTCTACCTTTAACGAAATATCTTTATGGTGACATGCTTATAAACCAGACTTCAAAGGGGTTAATTTCATGGattattattcaaattttctATTATTACATCAAAGTTATTACCGAATTTTGGTAgtaaaaatcattcaatttagacCAACTATCATGAACATACTTAGTTATTTTTTTCCAGCCAAAAAGCCACTCAACTTTCCCTAAGTTTAGTAATTAGCGACTTTTTCAACACAAATGTTTAGTATCTTTCGTGGGATAAAGTAAAAATCGACTGGCTGCTGATGAAATTACCCCAAATTCTAGTGCTCTTCTAAATGTGCCAATtatttatctaaaaattacacaaacccaCAACTTATATTTCACTTATCACAAAAAATCTCATCTCCCTAAACATATGATTACATAAATCCcactttttaaatttctctctcttaaagtacatatacatacatatcccCTTTTCTCTCAGGATTTTTCCCCTTAAAAAAAGGCTACAATCAAGGGTCTGTTTCCATGTTTGAAATAAACCGTGTTTGACTGCAACTCACTGACATTTAATTTTAACATAATCTCTTTTTATCATTCtgattttttcgattttgaggtttgtaatttttttattttttttttacattatcgAAATTTGATGATTTCGAATGAACAAATTATTGCATATTTTGATTAagtaattttttgggtttctacttTATCAAAATATAGTTTGtctatttgaattttctttttttcttttcaaaatcctCTATTTCAAGTACTAATTACATAGTACTTAGTAATGTATGATTCTCCTTCTTTTAGTTTAAGATTAACTCAGTTAGAGTATAATAAACCAATAAATTCGGTAGTTAGGTTCATTCCCGAAGTATTTGATTACGAGAAACCTAACTTTATTGAAAACAGATCAAAAAATCATAATGATCCCAtcaagatgaaaaaaattaacaaaaatgcTGGTGGAAAGtcgaaaaaaataattgaagaatccttaagaaaatccaaaaatataatactGCACGGACACGTCTACCCAAGGTATTTctgattttttgattttgttttttttttttgttaattttgttctgagtattttctattttttcagtAATCTGAGGTTTTAAAACCGTTAATTAATAGGGAATAGTTGTTGGTTATTATGTAGATTGTGGGTTTTTTCATCAGTTTGTAGTTATGTTAGTAGTCTACTAAAGATTTTTctgttttttcaattttgaatttcattgttaatttgtactgagatatttatgttattttcgaTAATgtgagatttttaaatttttaattacttaGAGATGGTTGTTAGTTTAGCTGTAGATTTTGGGAGTTTTCTTCAATTTGGTCTATCTTTTAGAATTTTTTCGTGTATATACATAACACTTGTTTGTATAATACATACGTGCTacttttttaatttgaaatacatttaatctataattcatatacatatgtgatgcctatatatttatatattagtatCTATGTATGTGTTAACAATATacattatttattatatgttgTTGAAAATATACATAAGTggattttgaattatgttttttatgTGTGTTTGAGGCAATGCAcattacatatgtatatgttagacaTATACATAAGTTTTGATATGTTGCTTGATGTGCAATTAAATGTCCAATTTTGTTATATGTTGTTATGAACATACATtactgtttatatgttgttgaacatatacatgaatgggtttggattatgtattgttatgTGTGTTTGAGGCAATGCaaattacatatgtatatgttagacgTACATAAGTTTTGATATGATGTTTGATTTGTAATTAAATGCCCATTTTAATATACATCATATTTTTATGTATGTGttaataatatacaaaacattACACAATAAGAATGTGGCAGCTTGTAagtaatcttttattttttttatcaagtatTACTAATGATGTGTTATTTAATTAACGCTGTTCTTTGTATGCATATCAGGGACTGTGGAGTGTTCATTGTTGGGTATGCGGAATACCTAAGTGAAGGAATGAATGGGTCTTCAGTGGGTTTTGAAGCAGAGTACCATCGTATGCGATACGCGACACTCCTTCAAAATTATAGTTTTCAGAAAGCGAAGAAAGGTTATGCTAGTGACAATGACGACCCTCCAAGACCAAGGACAAAAAATATCTTCCTACCCGATGAAACTAAAATAGTTAGTATTGAGTAGTATTTAAGATCATTATGGTGAAGACTTTATATTTCAGTGGATTTGTTTAGGAATCTAGAATTTGAAACTAATATTAGTTGTTTGTTATGAAACACATTTGACATATGTTTCTGGATTATAGTTTAATCTGTTTTCTGCATTATATTGTATATTATGCACATTTGTATTATCGTGCATATgtctacatatacatagaatagttGATTACATATATACTACTAGAAATTATCCCTATGGTGACGGTTGCAAAATCATCGCAATAGACAGAAAAAACATTGCCATAGCTCTACCGCAACGGTTCAGCAAGCATCCTATAGGTGggcgttgcgataggtctatggcaacggtttatgCGACGGTTGTCTGAACCGTCGCCATAGCTTAACCTATGGCGAcgattattttttgacttattaagatgcctattttcatctattgtaacggttactaaccgttgcaatagaagctattgcaacgacattaaaTCGTTGCAACAACATCTATTGCGACGCTTTTATTATTCTGTTACAACGCTTTTTGAATACCTATTACAAcaatttcattacttattgggacacctattttcatctattacaatggTTACTAACCGTtacaatagattctattgcaatgatatgaaaccattgcaatagcatctattgcgacgcttttgttattctgttgcaacacttTTTAACTACCTGTTGCAATggtttattgatctattgcaataattattttaatagattattaaa from the Capsicum annuum cultivar UCD-10X-F1 chromosome 9, UCD10Xv1.1, whole genome shotgun sequence genome contains:
- the LOC107841197 gene encoding agamous-like MADS-box protein AGL29, producing MKKIEKRDDLYASFSKRRSGLYKKASELVRECDVDVGMIIFSPTGKPYSFFHPTVDAIVSCFQNSDLQLSISAQLVAAHARHRVNELNSRLEELDTIKKDAVFQKNMYDEVMETGQKSRWESVEEPSAEELTKFEDWLNTVGSDLQNRLNQLESGASSSSG